In Mycobacterium stomatepiae, the following are encoded in one genomic region:
- the rpmF gene encoding 50S ribosomal protein L32, translating to MATPKRRMSRSNTRSRRSQWKAEKTELVGVTVAGQKHKVPRRLLKAARLGLIDLDRR from the coding sequence ATGGCCACACCCAAGCGCAGGATGTCGCGCTCGAATACCCGTAGCCGCCGCTCGCAGTGGAAGGCCGAAAAAACCGAGCTCGTCGGTGTGACAGTGGCCGGCCAGAAGCACAAGGTTCCGCGTCGACTGCTCAAGGCCGCTCGCCTTGGCCTGATCGATCTAGACCGACGCTAG
- a CDS encoding acyl-CoA dehydrogenase family protein — protein sequence MSIWTTPEREQLRKTVRAFTEREVLPHIDEWERTGELPRELHRRAGAAGLLGAGLPEAVGGGGGDGADAVLICEEFHQAGGPGGVFASLFTCGIAVPHMIASGDQRLIEEFVRPTLAGEKIGSLAITEPGGGSDVGHLRTSAVLDGDHYVVNGAKTYITSGVRADYVVTAVRTGGPGAAGVSLLAVEKGTPGFEVSRKLDKMGWRSSDTAELSYVDARVPVDNLVGAENTGFAQIAQAFVSERIGLAAQAYSSAQRCLDITVAWCRDRETFGRPLISRQSVQNTLAEMARRIDVARVYSRNVVERQLAGETNLIPQVCFAKNTAVEAGEWVANQAVQLFGGMGYMAESEVERQYRDMRILGIGGGTTEILTALSAKILGYQS from the coding sequence ATGAGTATTTGGACCACCCCGGAGCGCGAACAGCTGCGAAAGACGGTGCGAGCGTTCACCGAACGCGAAGTCCTACCCCACATCGACGAGTGGGAACGCACCGGCGAATTGCCACGCGAGTTGCATCGGCGCGCCGGGGCGGCCGGCCTGCTGGGTGCGGGGCTGCCCGAAGCGGTCGGCGGCGGTGGCGGCGACGGCGCCGACGCGGTGCTCATCTGCGAGGAGTTCCACCAGGCCGGCGGACCGGGCGGCGTCTTCGCGTCGCTGTTCACCTGCGGCATCGCGGTGCCACACATGATCGCCTCGGGTGATCAACGGCTGATCGAGGAGTTCGTGCGACCGACGCTGGCCGGCGAGAAGATCGGATCGTTGGCCATCACCGAGCCCGGCGGCGGTTCGGACGTCGGGCATCTGCGCACCAGCGCGGTTTTAGACGGTGACCATTACGTGGTCAACGGCGCCAAGACCTACATCACCTCCGGCGTGCGTGCCGACTATGTCGTCACCGCGGTGCGTACCGGAGGCCCCGGCGCGGCAGGAGTTTCGCTGCTGGCGGTGGAGAAGGGCACGCCCGGCTTCGAGGTGAGCCGCAAGCTGGACAAGATGGGCTGGCGCTCCTCCGACACCGCCGAGCTGTCCTACGTCGACGCCCGGGTGCCGGTGGACAACCTGGTCGGCGCCGAGAACACCGGGTTCGCCCAGATCGCGCAGGCGTTCGTATCCGAGCGGATCGGACTTGCCGCGCAAGCATATTCGAGCGCACAACGGTGCCTGGACATCACCGTGGCTTGGTGTCGCGACCGCGAGACGTTCGGCCGCCCGCTGATTTCGCGCCAGTCGGTGCAGAACACGCTGGCCGAAATGGCCCGGCGCATCGACGTCGCCCGGGTCTACTCGCGCAACGTGGTGGAACGCCAGCTCGCCGGCGAGACGAATCTGATCCCGCAGGTCTGCTTCGCCAAGAACACCGCCGTCGAAGCCGGCGAGTGGGTGGCCAACCAAGCCGTTCAGCTTTTCGGCGGGATGGGTTACATGGCCGAATCCGAAGTCGAGCGCCAATATCGGGACATGCGAATCCTGGGCATCGGCGGCGGTACCACCGAAATCCTGACCGCACTGTCCGCCAAAATCCTGGGGTATCAATCGTGA
- a CDS encoding acyclic terpene utilization AtuA family protein: MRIANCSGFYGDRLAAMREMLTGGDIDYLTGDYLAELTMLILGRDRMKHPERGYAKTFLTQLEDCLGEARDRGVRIVANAGGLNPAGLADAIRALAERLGIPARVAHVEGDNLGPRAAELGLGTPLTANAYLGAWGIVDCLGDGADVVVTGRVTDASVIVGAAAAHFGWGRTDYNELAGAVVAGHVIECGVQATGGNYAFFTEVPDLTSLFHAGFPLAEVSADGSSVITKHAGTGGLVSVDTVTAQLLYEITGARYANPDVTARMDSVQLTADGPDRVRISGVVGEPPPPTLKVSLNSIGGFRNAMTFVLTGLDIEAKAELVRRQLEAGLTVKPAELEWTLARTDHADADTEEAASALLRCVVRDPDPANVGRQFSSAAVELALASYPGFHVTAPPGEGQVYGVFTAGYVDATVVPHIAVHADGTRVDIHCTTDTLILEPATEPALPEPLPKGPTRRAPLGRIAGARSGDKGGSANVGVWVRTENQWRWLANILTVGLLKELLPEASDCDVTRHVFPNLRSVNFVIEGILGQGVAYQARFDPQAKGLGEWLRSRHVDIPESLL; this comes from the coding sequence GTGCGGATCGCGAACTGTTCGGGGTTCTACGGCGACCGGCTCGCTGCAATGCGCGAGATGCTGACCGGCGGCGACATCGACTACCTCACCGGCGACTACCTGGCCGAGCTCACCATGCTGATCCTGGGCCGCGACCGGATGAAACACCCGGAGCGCGGCTACGCCAAGACGTTCCTGACCCAGCTCGAGGACTGCCTGGGCGAGGCCCGTGACCGCGGGGTGCGCATCGTTGCCAACGCCGGCGGCCTCAATCCCGCCGGGCTGGCCGACGCGATCCGCGCCCTGGCCGAGCGCCTGGGCATCCCCGCCCGGGTCGCCCACGTCGAGGGCGACAACCTGGGGCCGCGCGCGGCCGAACTCGGGCTGGGCACGCCGCTGACGGCCAACGCCTACCTGGGGGCGTGGGGCATCGTCGACTGCCTCGGCGACGGCGCCGACGTCGTCGTCACCGGCCGGGTCACCGACGCCTCGGTGATCGTCGGGGCGGCGGCCGCACACTTCGGCTGGGGCCGCACCGACTACAACGAACTCGCCGGCGCGGTGGTCGCCGGACACGTCATCGAATGCGGCGTGCAGGCCACCGGCGGCAACTACGCGTTCTTCACCGAAGTGCCCGACCTGACCAGCCTTTTTCACGCCGGCTTCCCGCTGGCCGAGGTCAGCGCCGACGGCTCCTCGGTGATCACCAAGCACGCCGGCACCGGCGGGTTGGTCAGCGTCGACACCGTCACCGCGCAACTGCTCTACGAGATCACCGGCGCCCGCTACGCCAACCCGGACGTCACGGCGCGGATGGACTCGGTGCAGCTGACGGCCGACGGCCCCGACCGGGTCCGCATCAGCGGCGTGGTGGGCGAGCCGCCGCCGCCGACGCTGAAGGTCTCGCTGAACAGCATCGGCGGATTCCGCAACGCGATGACGTTCGTGCTGACCGGGCTGGACATCGAGGCCAAGGCCGAGTTGGTGCGCCGGCAACTCGAAGCCGGTTTGACGGTCAAGCCGGCCGAGCTGGAATGGACGCTGGCCCGCACCGATCACGCCGACGCCGACACCGAGGAAGCCGCCAGCGCGCTGCTGCGTTGCGTGGTCCGCGACCCCGACCCGGCCAATGTCGGTCGCCAGTTCTCCTCGGCAGCAGTCGAATTGGCGCTCGCCAGCTATCCAGGTTTTCACGTCACCGCCCCGCCGGGGGAAGGCCAGGTCTATGGCGTCTTCACCGCGGGCTACGTCGACGCCACCGTCGTGCCGCACATCGCGGTCCACGCCGACGGAACTCGCGTCGATATCCATTGCACCACAGATACTTTGATACTCGAGCCCGCCACCGAGCCGGCGTTGCCGGAACCGTTGCCCAAGGGTCCGACCCGGCGCGCGCCGCTGGGCCGCATCGCCGGCGCCCGCAGCGGCGACAAGGGCGGTTCGGCCAACGTCGGGGTCTGGGTGCGTACCGAGAACCAATGGCGTTGGCTGGCCAACATATTGACGGTCGGGCTGCTCAAGGAGCTGCTGCCCGAGGCGTCGGACTGCGACGTCACCCGCCACGTGTTTCCCAACCTGCGCTCGGTGAACTTCGTGATCGAGGGCATCCTCGGTCAAGGCGTCGCCTATCAGGCGCGGTTCGACCCCCAGGCCAAGGGGCTGGGCGAATGGCTGCGCAGCCGCCACGTCGACATCCCGGAAAGCCTGCTATGA
- a CDS encoding response regulator transcription factor has protein sequence MRILVVDDDRAVRESLRRSLSFNGYSVELANDGVEALEIISSDRPDAVVLDVMMPRLDGLEVCRHLRSTGDDLPILVLTARDSVSERVAGLDAGADDYLPKPFALEELLARMRALLRRTKPEDAESVALTFGDLALDPVTREVTRGHRRISLTRTEFALLEMLIANPRRVLTRSRILEEVWGFDFPTSGNALEVYVGYLRRKTEADGEPRLIHTVRGVGYVLRETPP, from the coding sequence GTGCGCATTCTTGTCGTCGATGACGATCGCGCGGTCCGCGAATCGCTGCGCAGATCGCTTTCCTTCAACGGCTACTCGGTCGAGTTGGCCAATGACGGTGTCGAGGCGCTGGAGATCATCTCCAGCGACCGGCCCGACGCGGTCGTGCTCGACGTGATGATGCCGCGGCTAGACGGTCTCGAAGTGTGCCGTCACCTCCGCAGCACCGGCGACGACCTGCCGATCCTGGTGCTGACCGCCCGCGATTCGGTGTCCGAGCGGGTCGCCGGCCTGGACGCCGGTGCGGACGACTACCTGCCGAAGCCGTTCGCCCTCGAAGAGCTGCTGGCCCGGATGCGGGCGCTGCTGCGCCGCACCAAGCCCGAGGACGCCGAGTCGGTCGCCCTGACGTTCGGCGACCTGGCGCTGGACCCGGTGACCCGTGAGGTCACCCGCGGGCATCGCCGGATCAGCCTGACCCGTACCGAGTTCGCGCTGCTGGAGATGTTGATCGCCAATCCGCGCCGGGTGCTCACCCGAAGCCGCATTCTCGAAGAGGTGTGGGGATTCGACTTTCCCACCTCGGGCAACGCGCTGGAGGTGTACGTCGGGTACCTGCGCCGCAAAACGGAAGCCGACGGTGAGCCGCGCCTGATCCACACCGTGCGCGGCGTCGGCTACGTCCTTCGGGAGACGCCGCCCTGA
- a CDS encoding HAMP domain-containing sensor histidine kinase — protein MIRFQRRRRAPLRAPSSLSLRWRVMLLAMSMVAMVVVLMAFAVYAVIAAALYSDIDNQLDSRAQLLIASGSLAADPAKAIEGTAYSDVNAMLVNPGHSIYTAQQPGQTLPVDAPEKAVIRGDLFMSRRTAADQRILAIHLPNGSSLLISKSLRPTEAVMTKLRWVLLIVGGVGVAVAAVAGGMVTRAGLRPVARLTEAAERVARTDDLRPIPVFGSDELARLTEAFNLMLRALAESRERQARLVTDAGHELRTPLTSLRTNVELLMASMEPGAPRLPEQEMVDLRADVLAQIEELSTLVGDLVDLTRDDAGQVVHEPVDMSEVIDRSLERVRRRRNDIHFDVDVIPWQVYGDAAGLSRAALNLMDNAAKWSPPGAQVGVRMRQLDPSHAELIVSDFGPGIPPHERRLVFERFYRSTTARALPGSGLGLAIVKQVVLNHGGLLRVEDTVSGGHPPGTSIYVLLPGRPLPISTYRTAGTESGGGAGSDATTDPAVPMDGDAANSRESTNVISVDSQSARAR, from the coding sequence ATGATCCGGTTCCAACGACGTCGGCGCGCACCACTACGAGCCCCCAGTTCGTTGTCGCTGCGGTGGCGGGTGATGTTGCTGGCGATGTCGATGGTGGCGATGGTTGTCGTGCTGATGGCATTCGCCGTCTATGCGGTGATCGCGGCGGCGCTCTACAGCGACATCGACAACCAGCTGGACAGCCGCGCTCAGCTGCTGATCGCCAGCGGTTCGCTGGCCGCCGACCCGGCCAAGGCCATCGAGGGCACGGCGTATTCGGACGTGAACGCGATGCTGGTGAACCCGGGCCATTCGATTTACACCGCCCAACAGCCGGGCCAGACCCTGCCGGTCGACGCGCCGGAGAAGGCGGTCATTCGCGGCGACCTGTTCATGTCCCGACGCACCGCTGCCGACCAGCGCATCCTGGCGATTCACCTGCCCAACGGCAGTTCGCTGCTGATCTCCAAGAGCCTGCGGCCGACCGAGGCGGTGATGACCAAGCTGCGCTGGGTGCTGCTGATCGTCGGCGGTGTCGGTGTCGCGGTCGCCGCGGTGGCCGGCGGCATGGTCACCCGGGCGGGGCTGCGGCCGGTCGCCCGGTTGACCGAAGCGGCCGAGCGGGTGGCTCGCACCGACGACCTGCGGCCGATCCCGGTGTTCGGAAGCGACGAATTAGCAAGGCTCACTGAGGCATTCAACTTAATGCTGCGAGCGCTCGCCGAGTCCCGGGAGCGGCAGGCTCGGCTGGTCACCGACGCCGGACATGAATTGCGCACCCCGCTAACGTCGCTGCGGACCAATGTCGAACTGTTGATGGCGTCCATGGAACCGGGAGCGCCGCGGCTGCCCGAGCAGGAGATGGTCGACCTGCGTGCCGATGTGCTGGCGCAGATCGAGGAATTGTCCACTCTGGTAGGCGATTTGGTGGACCTCACCCGAGACGACGCCGGCCAGGTGGTGCACGAGCCGGTCGACATGTCCGAGGTCATCGACCGCAGCCTGGAGCGAGTCAGGCGGCGGCGCAACGACATTCACTTCGATGTCGACGTGATTCCGTGGCAGGTCTACGGCGACGCGGCCGGACTGTCGCGGGCGGCGCTGAACTTGATGGACAACGCCGCCAAGTGGAGTCCGCCGGGTGCCCAGGTCGGTGTCAGGATGCGACAGCTCGACCCGTCGCATGCCGAGCTGATCGTCTCGGACTTCGGCCCGGGGATCCCGCCGCACGAGCGGCGCCTGGTGTTCGAGCGGTTCTACCGCTCGACGACGGCGCGGGCCCTGCCGGGTTCGGGGCTGGGGTTGGCCATCGTCAAGCAGGTGGTGCTCAACCACGGCGGACTGCTGCGCGTCGAAGACACCGTTTCGGGAGGACACCCGCCGGGAACATCGATTTACGTGCTGCTTCCCGGCCGGCCGCTGCCGATTTCGACGTATCGGACGGCCGGGACCGAGAGTGGGGGCGGCGCCGGCAGCGACGCCACGACCGACCCCGCCGTTCCGATGGACGGCGACGCAGCGAACTCTCGTGAATCGACGAACGTTATCTCAGTTGACTCTCAGTCCGCGCGCGCAAGGTAG
- a CDS encoding acyl-CoA carboxylase subunit beta — MIAKLAEIDVEHGKALAGGGVKYTERHHARGKLTARERIELLLDPDSPFLELSPLAAYGSSFTLGASVVVGIGAVEGVECLIVANDPTVKGGTSNPWTLKKILRANQIALQNRLPVVSLVESGGADLPTQKEIFVPGGQMFRDLTRLSAAGIPTIALVFGNSTAGGAYIPGMSDHVVMIKERSKVFLAGPPLVKMATGEESDDESLGGAEMHARTSGLADYFAIDELDAIRIGRRVVARLNWRKLGPVPRPVIEPLFDAEELIGIVSSDLRIPFDPRDVIARTVDGSEFDEFKPMYGSSLVTGWATLCGYPIGILANHRGVLFSEESQKATQFIQLANRYDTPLLFLHNTTGYMVGKDYEEGGMIKHGSMMINAVSNSTVPHISLLIGASYGAGHYGMCGRAYDPRFLFAWPSAKSAVMGGVQLAGVLSIVSRAAAEARGQQVDEDADAAMRAAVEGQIEAESLPMVLSGMLYDDGVIDPRDTRTVLGMCLSAIANGPIKGTSNFGVFRM, encoded by the coding sequence ATGATCGCCAAGCTCGCCGAGATCGACGTCGAGCACGGCAAGGCCCTTGCCGGTGGTGGAGTGAAATACACCGAGCGCCACCACGCCCGCGGCAAGCTCACCGCCCGCGAGCGTATCGAACTGCTGCTGGACCCGGATTCGCCGTTCCTCGAGCTGAGCCCGCTGGCCGCCTACGGCAGTTCCTTCACCCTAGGCGCCAGCGTGGTGGTGGGCATCGGTGCCGTCGAGGGCGTGGAGTGCCTGATCGTCGCCAATGACCCGACCGTCAAGGGCGGCACCAGCAATCCCTGGACGCTGAAGAAGATCTTGCGCGCCAACCAGATTGCGCTGCAGAACCGGCTGCCGGTGGTGTCGCTCGTCGAATCCGGTGGCGCGGACCTGCCCACCCAGAAGGAGATCTTCGTCCCCGGTGGGCAGATGTTCCGCGACCTGACCCGGCTGTCGGCGGCCGGCATTCCGACCATCGCGCTGGTCTTCGGAAACTCCACGGCCGGCGGCGCCTACATCCCCGGCATGTCCGACCATGTCGTGATGATCAAGGAGCGCTCGAAGGTGTTCCTGGCCGGTCCCCCGCTGGTGAAGATGGCCACGGGTGAGGAATCCGACGACGAGTCGCTCGGTGGCGCCGAAATGCATGCCCGCACTTCGGGTCTGGCCGACTACTTCGCCATCGACGAGCTCGATGCGATCCGCATCGGGCGCCGCGTGGTGGCCCGGCTGAACTGGCGCAAGCTCGGGCCGGTGCCGCGGCCGGTGATCGAGCCGCTGTTCGACGCCGAGGAGCTGATCGGCATCGTGTCGTCGGATCTGCGCATCCCGTTCGACCCGCGCGACGTGATCGCGCGCACCGTCGACGGCTCCGAATTCGACGAGTTCAAGCCGATGTACGGCTCGTCGCTGGTCACGGGCTGGGCGACGCTGTGCGGCTACCCGATCGGCATTCTGGCCAACCACCGCGGCGTGCTGTTCAGCGAGGAATCGCAGAAGGCCACCCAATTCATCCAACTGGCCAACCGCTACGACACGCCACTGTTGTTCTTGCACAACACCACCGGATACATGGTCGGCAAGGACTACGAAGAAGGCGGCATGATCAAACACGGCTCGATGATGATCAACGCCGTGTCCAACTCGACCGTCCCGCACATCTCGCTGCTGATCGGCGCGTCCTACGGCGCCGGTCACTACGGCATGTGCGGGCGCGCCTACGACCCCCGATTCCTGTTCGCCTGGCCCAGCGCCAAATCCGCCGTGATGGGCGGTGTCCAGCTGGCCGGCGTGCTGTCGATCGTCAGCCGTGCGGCCGCCGAGGCCCGCGGTCAGCAGGTCGACGAGGACGCCGACGCCGCGATGCGGGCCGCTGTCGAGGGCCAGATCGAGGCCGAGTCGCTGCCGATGGTCCTGTCGGGAATGCTCTACGACGACGGGGTGATCGACCCCCGCGATACCCGCACGGTACTGGGAATGTGTCTGTCCGCCATCGCGAATGGCCCGATCAAGGGGACGTCGAACTTCGGCGTCTTCCGGATGTGA
- a CDS encoding S1C family serine protease encodes MTNDPRYSPPPQQPGYRTGPNQPFEPGVVPAYAPGPHQPYNQPYDWRYHQGQPSQPSPTSPYRRPYEPFGDTGAGSIPSGTGPGRIPGGTGAGPIPGGTGAGPIPGGAGSGPIPGMLPPMGPPRPEKRSRAGLLVAGALAVAVVSAGIGGAAATVVELGTHSTGSSRIGGPSGATPGVPAANMPPGTVEQVAAKVVPSVVMLETDLGRASEEGSGVILSSDGLILTNNHVIAAAAGPPKGPSAPGTPTPGSPTPGSPPPGGPAPKTTVTFSDGRTAPFTVVGADPTSDIAVIRVQGVSGLTPIALGSSSDVRVGQPVIAIGSPLGLSGTVTTGIISALNRPVSTTGESGNQNTVLDAIQTDAAINPGNSGGALVNLQGQLVGINSAIATLGSDSPDAQSGSIGLGFAIPVDQAKRIADELISTGKASHASLGVQVTSDKGTPGAKVVEVVQGGAAANAGVPKNVVVTKVDDRPISSADALVAAVRSKAPGDKVTLTFQDPGGGSRTVQVTLGKADQ; translated from the coding sequence ATGACGAATGACCCAAGGTATTCGCCACCGCCGCAGCAGCCGGGATACCGCACCGGGCCTAACCAGCCCTTTGAGCCAGGTGTAGTTCCCGCGTATGCCCCAGGGCCTCACCAACCGTACAACCAGCCTTACGACTGGCGGTACCACCAGGGGCAGCCGTCACAACCGTCGCCGACGTCGCCATACCGTCGGCCCTACGAGCCGTTCGGGGACACCGGGGCGGGTTCGATACCCAGCGGCACCGGGCCAGGCCGGATCCCCGGTGGCACCGGCGCGGGCCCGATCCCCGGCGGCACCGGCGCCGGTCCGATTCCCGGGGGCGCCGGGTCGGGTCCCATCCCCGGCATGCTGCCGCCGATGGGGCCGCCGCGGCCGGAGAAGCGATCGCGGGCCGGCCTGCTGGTGGCGGGCGCGCTGGCGGTCGCGGTGGTATCGGCGGGCATTGGTGGCGCCGCGGCAACGGTCGTCGAACTCGGCACGCACTCCACGGGCTCCAGCCGCATCGGCGGACCGTCGGGGGCCACGCCGGGCGTTCCGGCGGCCAACATGCCGCCCGGCACCGTCGAACAGGTCGCCGCGAAGGTAGTGCCCAGCGTCGTGATGCTGGAGACCGACCTCGGTCGCGCGTCCGAAGAGGGCTCCGGTGTGATCCTGTCGTCCGACGGGCTGATTCTGACCAACAACCACGTCATCGCTGCGGCCGCCGGCCCTCCGAAAGGTCCGAGCGCGCCGGGTACGCCGACACCGGGCAGCCCGACCCCGGGCAGCCCGCCGCCGGGCGGGCCGGCACCGAAGACCACGGTGACCTTCTCCGACGGCCGCACCGCGCCGTTCACGGTGGTGGGTGCCGATCCCACCAGTGACATCGCCGTCATCCGCGTGCAGGGGGTGTCCGGGCTGACTCCGATCGCGTTGGGCTCCTCGTCGGATGTGCGGGTCGGCCAGCCGGTGATCGCGATCGGTTCGCCGCTGGGGTTGTCAGGCACGGTGACCACCGGCATCATCAGCGCCTTGAACCGGCCGGTGTCGACAACCGGTGAGTCCGGCAACCAGAACACGGTGCTGGACGCGATCCAGACCGATGCCGCGATCAACCCGGGTAACTCCGGCGGTGCGCTGGTCAACTTGCAGGGGCAGCTGGTCGGCATCAACTCGGCGATCGCCACTCTGGGGTCGGATTCGCCTGACGCGCAAAGCGGTTCGATCGGGCTCGGCTTCGCGATCCCGGTCGACCAGGCCAAGCGCATCGCCGACGAGTTGATCAGCACCGGCAAGGCGTCGCATGCGTCGCTGGGCGTGCAGGTGACCAGTGACAAGGGCACGCCGGGTGCCAAGGTCGTCGAAGTCGTGCAGGGCGGCGCCGCGGCGAACGCGGGAGTGCCCAAGAACGTGGTCGTCACCAAGGTCGACGACCGTCCGATCAGCAGCGC